The sequence GGTAGCATCAGGCAAGCGGGGCGGTAGATAACATACATGCATCACCAAAAGGTGTGACTGCTGATTCCGATTGACCACTCATAATGGCGTTGAGTTCCGGAGTAACGTTTACAATGCCTGTATAAAGGAGATATACCAActattgatatagagagCAGACACTGTATGAGTATAATGGCATGGCCGGGCCGAAAGGGTTGGTGATTTCATACCGCGCCGTCATCCGTTCTGTTAGCATAAGCGTTTGGTCAGTCTCCAACGTCCGGGAGGCTCATCGAAAACGCCTACCGAATAAGGCCATGTGCATTGAGTCTAAAACGCTTCCCATCGGGATCGACGTGGATGTAATCGTTGCCAGTGCCGGTGAACTCCCCATTGAATGCCGGGGAGAAGCCCGGCTCACTCCTCACTGTACCACCGACCATGGGCTGATAGGAAATGTTAGTCATTCGAGGTCATCAGGTCAGAGGTTTG is a genomic window of Coccidioides posadasii str. Silveira chromosome 3, complete sequence containing:
- a CDS encoding uncharacterized protein (EggNog:ENOG410PRQ7~COG:S~BUSCO:14850at33183), with the protein product MSGFPSLQPAFTLQVKIEPAASVGSASQQCGLLITPMVGGTVRSEPGFSPAFNGEFTGTGNDYIHVDPDGKRFRLNAHGLIRTDDGALVYLLYTGIVNVTPELNAIMSGQSESAVTPFGDAFTHLTFKTGDERYTFLESGVFVAAGHFIYEKGQLPIVEYKVSKVCKG